The genome window TAGTTGTTAGCCAATTTACTTTACTTGGTGACTGTAGAAAAGGTCGTAGACCTAACTTTATGAAGGCGGCACCACCAGCAAAAGCTGATGAATTATATAAATTATTTACAAAAAAAATTGAAGAAAATCATGGTTTGAAAGTGCAAACAGGGAGTTTTCAACAACATATGAAGGTAGGACTAGTCAATGATGGTCCTGTAACAATGCTTATTGACAGCAAAAAAACATTCTAAATCAGTAAAGGAGGTTAATATTTTGCGTATTGAGCGAATAGTAGTGGGAGCGTTACAAGCAAATTGTTATATTGTTTTTGATGAAGAAAGTAAAGAGGGTATAATTATAGATCCTGGTGATGATAAAGATGAAATTCTGACTAAGGTTAAAGAATTAAATGTAACACCAAAATTGATCATTAATACTCATGGACATGCCGATCATATAGGTGGAAATGATATTAAAGAAAAACTAAGTGCTAAATTAGCTATACATGAAGATGATGCGGATAAATTACTTAATCCTGACCTCAACTTATCAAGTTTTACAGGAGTAGAATATATATCTCCAGACGCTGATACAAAACTAGTTGATGGGCAAACCTTACAAGTCAAAGGTATGGAAGTAAATATTATTGCTACTCCAGGACATACACCAGGAGGAATTTGTCTCTTAATTGAAGATAAATTATTTTCCGGGGATACGTTATTTCAAAGAGGTATTGGACGTTGTGATCTTCCCGGTGGTGATATGAAACAGCTCACTAAATCTGTAAAAGAAAAACTATTTACCCTAGATGAAGATGTAGAGGTTTTCCCTGGACACGGTAATCGTACAACTATTGGTGAAGAAAAATCAGACAATCCTTTTTTTGTATAATTATAGAGTTAAGCTTGCGTAGTAAAATTTTTTGACAAAATGATTGTAATATAGTAAAATTTAAAAAAGTATATTAACTAACGAATAAAAGCGAAGACAAGGACAGTAAGTTAGGTAACTTCTTACAGAGAGGAGTCTCTTCGGCTGGAAAGGCTCTAGAAGTTCTGACTGAAAAACACCTTTGAGCTGACTAGTCGAACTTATTAGTAGACTAGGTCCCCTGTCAGGGTTATTGACATAGAGTGAGTCACTTTTCATAGTGACTAACAGGGGTGGTACCGCGGATAACTTCCGTCCCCGACTTTTTGTCGGAGATGGAAGTTTTTTTATTGTACATAGTAATTGATTTTGAAGGGAGGTAACAGTAAATGCTAACAAAAGCACCAAGAGGAACAAAAGATATTTTACCTGAAGAGAACTTAAAATGGAATTTCTTAGAAAAAACTGCACAAAAAGTTGCAGAAAGATTTGGTTTTCAACAAATTAGATTTCCGATTTTTGAGCACACTGAACTTTTTCAAAGAAGTGTAGGGGAAACCTCTGATATAGTCAGTAAAGAAATGTACACTTTTACCGATCGAGGAAGTAGAAGTATAACTTTAAGACCAGAAGGCACTGCACCAACTGTGAGGATGTATGTTGAATATAAGTTATTTAATCAACCACAACCTACGAAGTTTTATTATACCGGACCCATGTTTCGATATGATCGCCCACAAGCAGGAAGGTACAGACAGTTTCATCAATTTGGGGTAGAACTTTTTGGAAGTGAGGCACCGGAAGCTGACGTTGAAGTTATGAAGTTAGCACTTGATTATTTTACAGCCCTTGGTCTCGATGGGTTAGAACTAGAAATAAATAGTGTGGGATGTAAAAAATGTCGAGAAGAATACATTAACACATTAGTGAAATACTTTGAATCAAAAATTGAGATGTTATGCGAAGACTGTAATAATAGATTTAGAACTAATCCAATGAGAGTACTTGATTGTAAACAAAAAGGTTGTCAAGATGCAGTAGATGAGGATGTACCATTTATCACAGATAATTTATGTAGTGAATGTGATAATCACTTTGAGAATGTAAAAAAGTTATTATCTGGATTAGATATTGACTATCGAATTAATAGACATCTTGTTAGAGGATTAGATTATTATACTAAGACAGCTTTTGAAGTTGTTTCTTCTTCAATTGGGGCACAAAATGCTTTAGGAGGAGGGGGAAGATATGATTATTTAGTAGAAGAATGTGGTGGACCAGCGACCCCAGGTGTAGGTTTTGCAGTAGGTCTTGAAAGGATTTTATTAGCACTTGATAAACAGAATGTTGATCTTCCTAAAGCAGATACTTATGATATTTTTATAGTTACTGCTTCAAAAGAAACTACTCATTATAAATCCTTTAATTTATTACATAAATTACGGGATGAAGGGTTCAGCGCTATCATGGATTATGATGGACGTAGTTTAAGAGCACAAATGAAACGTGCTAATAAACTAGGGGTTCGATACTCATTGATTTTAGGTGATGAAGAATTACAAGAAGGAATTTGTCAATTAAAGGACATGGAAAGTGGTACTCAACAGTCAATTCCTTTAGATGACCTTATCGAACGACTTACAGAAATTATAAATTAATTAAGACTGGAGGGTTATATATGAGAAGAACGCATCAATGCGGTCAGATAACTAGTGATTATATTGGAAGAAAAGTAACTTTAAAAGGATGGGCTGACAATAGGAGAGATCATGGTAAGCTAATATTTATTGACTTAAGAGACAAGAGTGGATTAGTTCAAGTAGTATGTGATTTTGAAAGTAATCCTGAAGCTCTAAAAGTTGCTGATTCAGTTCGTTCTGAATTTGTTTTAGAGATCACAGGAGTTGTCAAAAAACGTTCAGAAGAAAACATTAATAGTGATTTACCTACAGGTGAAATTGAAATTGATTGTGAAGACATTAAAGTTCTTAATACTTCAAAAACACCACCATTTTTCATTAACAAGGATGTCGATGTAGACGAAAATATTCGATTAAAGCATAGATATTTGGATCTTCGAAGACAACCAATGCAAGATAATTTAAGATTGAGACATAAGGTCACTAAACTAATTAGAGACTTTTTAGATGAAAATGATTTTATTGAAGTTGAAACTCCGATGTTGACTAAAAGTACTCCTGAAGGAGCAAGGGACTTTCTTGTTCCAAGTAGATTACACCCAAGATCTTTTTATGCTTTACCACAATCACCACAATTATTTAAGCAATTATTGATGGCTTCAGGTGTTGAAAAATACTTTCAGATAGCTAGATGCTTTAGAGACGAAGACTTAAGAGCAGATAGGCAGCCTGAATTTAGTCAGGTAGATATCGAAGTTTCTTTTCTCGAACAAGATGAATTTATGGAACTAATGGAGCAGATGGTTTCAAAATTATTTAAAGATATTTTAGGAATTGACTTAAAAAATCCTTTTACGAAAATTACTTATCAGGATGCTATTGATAGATTTGGTACTGATAGTCCTGATATGAGATTTGGAATGGAATTAACCGATATTTCTTCAATTGTAAAAGAATCTGAATTCAAAGTGTTTAGAGAAGCTGTTCAAAAAAATGGACAAGTAAAAGGGATTACAGTTCCAAAAGGGAAAAACTTTAGTAGAAAAGAATTAGACGAATTAACTGATTTTGTTAAAAATTTTGGTGCTAAAGGGTTAGCTTGGATGATTATAGAAGAAAATGAAGTTAAAAGTCCGATAGCTAAATTTTTCTCAGATGAAGAAATGAATCAAATAATTAATGTAATGGAAGCTAAGACTGGTGATGCTTTGTTATTTGTAGCAGACGAAAAAGATGTAGTAGCAGACTCTCTGTCAAGTTTAAGGCTACACTTAGCTAGACAATTAGACTTAATTCCTGAAAATGAATTTAATTTAGCTTGGGTAACAGATTTCCCTCTAGTTGAATTTGATAAAGATGATGGTAGATATAAAGCTTTACACCATCCTTTTACTGCACCTTATGCAGATGATTTAGAAAAATACGAAGATGAACCAGGGAAAATACGTGCAAAAGCATATGATTTAGTTTTAAATGGAGTTGAAATCGGTGGGGGAAGTATGAGGATATACAATCGCGAGACACAAGAGAAAATGTTTGATCTGCTAGGTATCTCGCTAGAAGAAGCAAAACAAAAATTTGGATTTCTTTTAGATGCTTTTGAATATGGGGCTCCTCCACATGGAGGAATTGCATTTGGTCTTGATAGGCTTGTCATGCTTTTTGCTGGCTGTTCAAGTATAAGAGATGTAATTGCTTTTCCAAAAACTGCTAACGCAAGTTGTTTGATGACTAATGCTCCTAGCACAGTTGATAAAAATCAATTAGATGAGCTACACATAAAAACCTCAAAAACTAGCTCAGAGTAAGGATGTGTGATTGATTTTTAGATAAAGATATGTTAGTATAATACTTGAACAAAGTAAAAAAATAGAGATTAGCGTCCCTACTGTGTACGTGATAACAGCTATGTTTTGACCCAACAGCAACAACAAAGGGAGCCTGGACTCTACATGTGGCACATATGCCTCACGAAGGACATGTAAAGCATGTAGGAGGGCACCCACCTGAAGTGAATCAGGTTCAAAACATGGTAGTACACGGCACAGCGGGGACTTTTTTTTACACAAGTAAACTTAGTAAATGATGTTAATAGTATAGGAGGTAACTTAAGAATGGAAGAAAAAACTGCATTAATCAATCGGCTACGACGAATTGAAGGACAAATAAAAGGTTTGCAAAAAATGGTGGAAGAAGAAAAATATTGTTCAGATATATTGATGCAGGTTTCAGCTGTTCGATCGGCAGTAAATAATGTTGGAAAAATTGTACTAGAACAACATTTACGCAAATGCTTAGAATTACCACAAAATGAAGAAGATAGAGAGAAATCAATTAAAGAGTTGACAGAATTAATTGCAAAATATAGTAAATGATTGAACAATATGCAATATAAATATATAACATAAAAAGTCAGAAAATTACGTCAAAGAGTTACCTCTAAATTTCTTCACTTATAGTGATTTACAAACTATTAAATGGGAGGCGTTTACTTGAATCGGACTGAGAACTTTATTGAGTTTCTCTGTTTGAGTTGTGGGTTTCAGGGGTTGAGTGTGTCAATCTCAGAAGGTGAAGAGTGTCCTAAATGCCAAGGTGAATTACTTGATTCTGGACAAAAATTAGAAAAAAGCAGAGTTTTAGTTTAGAAATATAAAGGAAGTATCGAATTTAAAAGCGAGGTTTTTATCTCGCTTCAGCTTGTCGACAAAGTCTATTAAATAGGCAGGTCGACAAGCTTCTTTTTTGTAGAATAATAATTTCGGAAAAATAATCCTAGGTGATAAAGGTGTTAAACAAGCAAGAAAGAGAAAAACGTAAAGCAGCAGAAATAGTAATGCTGGACGAGTTGGTGCCTAAGGATCACTTGGTTAGAAAAATATATGAAACTATTGATTTTGATT of Natranaerobius trueperi contains these proteins:
- the dtd gene encoding D-aminoacyl-tRNA deacylase yields the protein MRAVIQRVSESYVNVDNHNVGEINSGLNVLLGVEEEDNEKDVDYMVDKIVNLRIFEDDQDKLNLSVKDVNGEILVVSQFTLLGDCRKGRRPNFMKAAPPAKADELYKLFTKKIEENHGLKVQTGSFQQHMKVGLVNDGPVTMLIDSKKTF
- a CDS encoding MBL fold metallo-hydrolase, which encodes MRIERIVVGALQANCYIVFDEESKEGIIIDPGDDKDEILTKVKELNVTPKLIINTHGHADHIGGNDIKEKLSAKLAIHEDDADKLLNPDLNLSSFTGVEYISPDADTKLVDGQTLQVKGMEVNIIATPGHTPGGICLLIEDKLFSGDTLFQRGIGRCDLPGGDMKQLTKSVKEKLFTLDEDVEVFPGHGNRTTIGEEKSDNPFFV
- the hisS gene encoding histidine--tRNA ligase codes for the protein MLTKAPRGTKDILPEENLKWNFLEKTAQKVAERFGFQQIRFPIFEHTELFQRSVGETSDIVSKEMYTFTDRGSRSITLRPEGTAPTVRMYVEYKLFNQPQPTKFYYTGPMFRYDRPQAGRYRQFHQFGVELFGSEAPEADVEVMKLALDYFTALGLDGLELEINSVGCKKCREEYINTLVKYFESKIEMLCEDCNNRFRTNPMRVLDCKQKGCQDAVDEDVPFITDNLCSECDNHFENVKKLLSGLDIDYRINRHLVRGLDYYTKTAFEVVSSSIGAQNALGGGGRYDYLVEECGGPATPGVGFAVGLERILLALDKQNVDLPKADTYDIFIVTASKETTHYKSFNLLHKLRDEGFSAIMDYDGRSLRAQMKRANKLGVRYSLILGDEELQEGICQLKDMESGTQQSIPLDDLIERLTEIIN
- the aspS gene encoding aspartate--tRNA ligase, which codes for MRRTHQCGQITSDYIGRKVTLKGWADNRRDHGKLIFIDLRDKSGLVQVVCDFESNPEALKVADSVRSEFVLEITGVVKKRSEENINSDLPTGEIEIDCEDIKVLNTSKTPPFFINKDVDVDENIRLKHRYLDLRRQPMQDNLRLRHKVTKLIRDFLDENDFIEVETPMLTKSTPEGARDFLVPSRLHPRSFYALPQSPQLFKQLLMASGVEKYFQIARCFRDEDLRADRQPEFSQVDIEVSFLEQDEFMELMEQMVSKLFKDILGIDLKNPFTKITYQDAIDRFGTDSPDMRFGMELTDISSIVKESEFKVFREAVQKNGQVKGITVPKGKNFSRKELDELTDFVKNFGAKGLAWMIIEENEVKSPIAKFFSDEEMNQIINVMEAKTGDALLFVADEKDVVADSLSSLRLHLARQLDLIPENEFNLAWVTDFPLVEFDKDDGRYKALHHPFTAPYADDLEKYEDEPGKIRAKAYDLVLNGVEIGGGSMRIYNRETQEKMFDLLGISLEEAKQKFGFLLDAFEYGAPPHGGIAFGLDRLVMLFAGCSSIRDVIAFPKTANASCLMTNAPSTVDKNQLDELHIKTSKTSSE
- a CDS encoding metal-sensitive transcriptional regulator produces the protein MEEKTALINRLRRIEGQIKGLQKMVEEEKYCSDILMQVSAVRSAVNNVGKIVLEQHLRKCLELPQNEEDREKSIKELTELIAKYSK